A single window of Pontibacter actiniarum DNA harbors:
- a CDS encoding plasmid mobilization protein: MEDIKKAKGGRPKLSPELKRARQVKLTFSDSEYRRLEAEMTAAGHESLSVYLRKKALAQPDDFIANPKELIAVLDRLGPEISRVGNNINQVARYVNYLKANNMINMQFLADFNRHMIEFSIIEKELVKALRSFLRIAAARFKKFK; the protein is encoded by the coding sequence ATGGAAGATATTAAGAAAGCAAAGGGAGGGCGTCCAAAACTATCGCCTGAATTAAAGAGAGCCAGGCAAGTAAAGCTGACCTTTTCCGATAGCGAATACAGGCGACTGGAGGCTGAGATGACGGCTGCAGGGCATGAATCATTGTCTGTTTACCTGCGGAAGAAGGCGCTGGCGCAGCCTGACGATTTTATTGCTAATCCTAAAGAGTTAATCGCGGTGTTGGATAGGCTCGGCCCAGAGATCAGCAGGGTCGGTAACAATATCAATCAGGTAGCCAGGTATGTCAATTACCTGAAGGCAAACAATATGATAAACATGCAGTTTCTTGCCGATTTTAACAGACACATGATAGAGTTTAGTATCATAGAAAAAGAATTGGTCAAGGCGCTTCGCTCTTTTCTTCGGATTGCTGCTGCAAGGTTCAAGAAGTTTAAATAA
- a CDS encoding relaxase/mobilization nuclease domain-containing protein, which yields MIVKILSAAAGFNGVVYNEEKRAQGAAQLLKAENFGFLNLAAGSLKQEDYIRYMTLVANTNESVLKSQFHAIISCKGREKSAEELLEIAEEYLQRMGYHDNPYLIYFHSDTAHNHVHMVSTRVSKEGKKVNDKYENVRSQKVMQEILMQDVAYEVKAYLRKTLAYGFSSEAQFKLLLEREGVKVTEKEGQYQFIKYGSMVHAFARKEVADRIAKYKAPNARVGQLKAIFRKYKRGLTVEQFSGLLKEKFGIELVVHQAKGKSTPYGYTILDHASKQVLKGSQVMKLDELLSSVNREDKIQAGRELIAKLSADRGLCYTGFKRQLEATGLLINKKGEIRIKGDEEGSIPVLMLDKARVRELLYQERLQEARQYTVASDKDIKLLSRLFFVKQSDLSVAKASDPLEKEVVAAKLHSGLASGRPLQEILDSCGWSIAQADGKHFLIDYQQKRVYAWADLTKEKPDLHAVQVAEFDKGSDMAREERLQDAWGQYSGTIGQLAASMLYLMESNLEPDQSENRKRKNQRKR from the coding sequence ATGATCGTGAAAATCCTTTCTGCCGCTGCCGGGTTCAATGGCGTTGTTTACAATGAAGAGAAAAGAGCACAGGGTGCAGCTCAGCTGCTCAAGGCTGAGAACTTCGGTTTCTTGAACCTGGCTGCGGGAAGCCTGAAGCAGGAGGATTACATCAGGTACATGACGTTGGTGGCAAACACAAACGAGTCAGTGCTAAAGTCCCAGTTCCATGCCATTATTTCCTGTAAGGGAAGGGAGAAGAGTGCGGAGGAACTCCTGGAAATCGCGGAGGAATACCTCCAGCGCATGGGGTACCATGACAACCCCTACCTTATCTACTTTCATTCAGATACTGCGCACAACCATGTACACATGGTGTCTACCAGGGTAAGCAAAGAGGGGAAGAAGGTAAACGACAAGTATGAAAACGTAAGGTCTCAGAAAGTGATGCAGGAGATTCTGATGCAGGATGTGGCATACGAGGTAAAAGCATACTTGAGGAAAACGCTGGCATATGGATTTTCCTCTGAAGCTCAGTTTAAGTTACTGCTCGAAAGGGAAGGCGTGAAGGTCACGGAGAAGGAGGGGCAGTACCAGTTCATTAAGTACGGTTCAATGGTGCATGCCTTTGCAAGGAAAGAAGTTGCTGACAGGATAGCAAAGTATAAAGCACCAAATGCGCGTGTAGGGCAGCTGAAAGCCATATTCCGCAAGTATAAACGAGGCCTAACGGTGGAGCAGTTCTCCGGGCTATTAAAGGAAAAGTTCGGGATAGAGCTGGTGGTGCACCAGGCAAAGGGGAAGAGCACTCCCTATGGCTACACGATTCTCGACCATGCCAGCAAACAGGTGCTAAAGGGTTCCCAGGTGATGAAGCTCGATGAGCTGCTTTCCAGTGTTAACAGAGAAGATAAGATACAGGCTGGACGGGAGCTCATAGCCAAGCTTTCTGCAGACAGGGGGCTGTGCTACACCGGCTTCAAGAGACAGCTGGAGGCAACTGGGCTCCTGATCAACAAAAAGGGAGAGATCCGCATCAAGGGAGATGAAGAAGGCAGCATCCCTGTTCTGATGCTTGATAAGGCCCGTGTCAGGGAGCTGCTTTACCAGGAAAGGCTGCAGGAGGCACGGCAGTACACCGTGGCGAGCGATAAGGATATAAAGCTGCTTTCCAGGCTGTTTTTTGTAAAGCAGTCGGATCTGTCGGTTGCGAAGGCTTCTGACCCTCTGGAGAAGGAGGTGGTGGCCGCCAAGCTGCACAGCGGCCTTGCCAGCGGCAGGCCGCTGCAGGAAATTCTGGACAGTTGCGGCTGGAGCATCGCCCAAGCAGACGGAAAGCATTTCCTGATTGATTATCAGCAGAAACGGGTGTATGCCTGGGCAGACCTGACAAAAGAGAAGCCTGACTTGCATGCTGTGCAGGTTGCTGAGTTTGATAAGGGTAGCGATATGGCGAGAGAAGAGAGGCTGCAGGACGCATGGGGCCAGTATTCCGGGACCATCGGTCAACTGGCGGCTTCCATGCTTTACCTTATGGAATCAAACCTCGAACCTGATCAGAGCGAGAATAGGAAGAGAAAAAATCAACGAAAACGATAA
- a CDS encoding ParA family protein: protein MKIVVANQKGGVGKSTTCILLANYLALEKKDNVIILDMDFQDSIYSRWEKEKELYANDPLYEVIKMEVEEYPKYKVHIDSLQGGHVIMDMPGRLDTNELIAVYQDAEVIVCPFAYEKMTFESTMFFVQVAKHVNPQVKIVFLPNRLKSSVNYELKAAVDEQLAQFGTVAPALPDRVGFQRIDTVSISSDIRGVLDNSFGYIYNEYLETI, encoded by the coding sequence ATGAAAATTGTAGTAGCAAACCAAAAAGGAGGGGTGGGCAAGTCTACCACCTGTATACTGCTGGCTAACTATCTGGCCTTAGAGAAAAAGGATAATGTGATCATCCTGGATATGGACTTTCAGGACTCCATCTACTCCAGATGGGAGAAGGAGAAGGAGCTGTATGCCAATGACCCACTGTACGAGGTTATCAAGATGGAGGTAGAGGAGTACCCGAAATACAAGGTGCATATTGATAGTCTGCAAGGGGGGCATGTTATTATGGACATGCCTGGCAGGCTGGACACGAACGAGCTCATTGCTGTATACCAGGACGCTGAAGTAATCGTCTGTCCGTTTGCCTATGAAAAGATGACTTTTGAGTCCACCATGTTCTTTGTTCAGGTGGCCAAGCATGTTAACCCGCAGGTAAAGATCGTGTTCCTGCCAAACCGCCTGAAGTCTTCCGTGAACTATGAATTGAAAGCTGCAGTGGATGAGCAGCTGGCGCAGTTCGGCACTGTCGCTCCGGCGCTGCCAGACCGGGTAGGATTTCAGCGCATAGATACCGTATCTATCTCTTCGGATATCCGAGGGGTGCTTGATAATTCTTTTGGGTATATATATAATGAGTATTTAGAGACAATATAG
- a CDS encoding DUF4134 domain-containing protein has product MKKLLAMLVLVVLAVPSSFAQGAGGIDAGASELQTYIDPVGNLILVIGAIVGLIGGVRVYIKWNSGDQDTQKAVMGWMGSCVFLMVVGVVIKAFFGL; this is encoded by the coding sequence ATGAAAAAGTTACTTGCTATGCTCGTATTGGTAGTCCTCGCTGTCCCATCTTCCTTTGCTCAAGGGGCCGGAGGCATTGATGCCGGAGCCTCTGAACTCCAAACTTACATTGACCCTGTAGGCAACCTAATCCTGGTCATCGGAGCTATTGTTGGCCTGATTGGGGGAGTTAGGGTGTACATCAAGTGGAACTCCGGGGACCAGGACACACAAAAGGCTGTCATGGGGTGGATGGGGTCCTGCGTATTCCTGATGGTGGTGGGGGTAGTAATCAAAGCCTTCTTCGGCTTGTAA